The Curtobacterium poinsettiae DNA segment TTCGTCGGTGGTGCCCTCGGCTCGGACCTCGTCGGCGCTCTTGCCGAACGCGAGCGCCTTGGTCTGCGCGAAGAAGTTCGCCAGGAACAGGGTGTGCACGTCCGTGCCGGGCGCGACGCCCTTGCCGTCGCCGGTCTCGTCCTTGAGCGGACGGGCCGGGTTGGCGACCGTGATGAAGTCAGCCGGGATCAGGCGGGTGCCCTGGTGGATGAGCTGGTAGAACGCGTGCTGGCCGTTCGTGCCGGGCTCACCCCAGAAGACCTCGCCGGTCTCGGTGGTGACGGGCGAGCCGTCCCAGCGGACGCGCTTGCCGTTCGACTCCATCGTGAGCTGCTGCAGGTACGCGGCGAAGCGGTGCAGGTACTGCGTGTACGGCAGGACCGCGTGGCTCTGCGCACCGAGGAAGTTCGTGTACCAGACGTTGAGCAGGCCCATCAGGACGGGGACGTTCTGCTCGAGCGGCGTGGTGCGGACGTGCTCGTCGATGGCGTGGAAGCCGGAGAGGAACTGCTCCCAGTTCTCCTTGCCGATCGCGATGACGACACTCGTCCCGATGGCCGAGTCGACCGAGTAGCGGCCGCCCACCCAGTCCCAGAAGCCGAAGGCGTTCTCGGGGTCGATGCCGAACGCCTCGACCTTGTCGAGCGCGGTGGACACGGCGACGAAGTGCTTGGCGACGGCGTTCTTCTTCTCGTCGTCGGCGGCGTCGGTCAGGCCGAGCTCCTCCCACAGCCACTGGCGCGCGAGGCGTGCGTTCGTCAGGGTCTCGAGCGTGCCGAAGGTCTTCGACGCGACGATGAAGAGCGTGGTCTCGGGGTCCAGGTCCGCGGTCTTCTCGTAGATGTCCGCCGGGTCGATGTTCGAGACGAAGCGGGCCTCGAGGCCAGCCTGCACGTACGGCTTCAGGGCCTCGTAGACCATGACCGGGCCGAGGTCGGAGCCACCGATGCCGATGTTGACGACGGTCTCGATGCGCTTGCCGGTCACGCCGGTCCAGGCGCCGCTGCGGACCTGCTCGGCGAAGCCGTAGACCTTGTCGAGCGTGGCGTGCACATCGGCGTCGACGTCCTGGCCGTCGACGGTCAGGGGCGCGGCCGGCACGAGGCCCTCGGTCGCCTTCGGGCGGCGGAGCGCGGTGTGCAGCACGGCGCGGTCCTCGGTCACGTTGATGTGCTCGCCAGCGAGCATCGCCTGGAAGCGTTCGGCGACGCCGGTGTCCTTCGCGACCTGCAGCAGCGCGGCGAGGATCTCGTCGGTCACCAGGCCCTTGGACAGGTCGACGGTCAGGTCGGCCGCCTGGAAGGTGTACTGCTCGGCACGACCGGGGTCGCTGTCGAACCACCCTCGCAGGTCCGGGGTGAAGCCGGCAGCGATGCTGTCGAGCTTCTTCCAGCCTTCGGTCGATGTGGGGTCGACGGGAGCGGATTCGGTCACTTCGGTCCTCCTGGGGATCACGTTCGAGACGTACAGCCCGCGGGTCACGCAGCGCTGCGTCGCGGACCGTCTTCGAGCGTAGTGCGCTCCGGCGGGTGGTGCGCACAGTCGGCCGGGAGGCGCGGCTCGCGTTCGCTGCGCGCGTCACGCCCTCCGGCCGGTCGCGTGCAGGGCCGCGGTCGGCTCGCCGGGTTCAGGGCCGCGGGCTCGCCGGGTTCACGGCTGCACCGCGAAGCGACGCAGCCGCAGGCTGTTCGTCACGACGAAGACGGACGAGAACGCCATCGCCGCACCCGCGAGCACCGGGTTGAGCAGCCCCGCCATCGCGAGCGGGATCGCCGCGACGTTGTACGCGAACGCCCAGAACAGGTTGCCCTTGATGACGCCGAGCGTCGCGCGCGACAGCCGGATGGCGTCGGCCACCACCGTGAGCCGACCGCTCACGACCGTGATGTCGCTCGCCGCGATGGCCGCATCGGTGCCCGCCCCCATGGCGATGCCGAGGTCGGCCGCGGCCAGTGCGGCGGCGTCGTTCACGCCGTCGCCGACCATCGCGACGCTCCGCCCCTCGGCCTGCAGCCGGCGGACGGTCTCGAGCTTCGACGCCGGGGTCGCGCGGGCGTGCACCTCATCGATGCCGACGCTCGCGGCGACCGCACGTGCGGCACCGTCGTTGTCGCCGGTGAGCAGCACCGGGTGCAGGCCGAGCGCCCGGAAGCGGGCGATCGCGTCGGCGGCCTCGGGCTTCACGGTGTCGCCGACGACGACCACGCCGAGGGCCGTGCCGTTCCGGGCGACGACGACCGCCGTGCCCCCGTCGGCCTCGGCGCGGTCGACGGCGTCAGACAGCACCGGGGGCAGGGTGATCGACCACGAGTGGGTGAGCCAGCGGGTCGTACCGACCAGGACCACGTCGCCGTCCACGACGGCCTGCACACCGGCGCCGGCGGTCGCGGTGAACTGCTCGGCCTCAGGCAGGTCGAGGCCTCGGGCACGGGCCGCGGTGGTGACGGCACGGGCGACGGGGTGTTCGGAGCCGTCCTCGACCGCTGCGGCGAGGCGCAGGACGACGTCCTCGGTCTCGGTGCCCCCGGGGTTCGCGGCGGCGGTGACCGACCGCAGGGTCATCGACCCCGTGGTGACGGTGCCGGTCTTGTCGAGCACGACGGTGTCGACACCGCGGGTGCGCTCGAGCACCTGCGGACCGCCGATCAGGATGCCGAGCTGTGAGCCTCGACCGGTCCCGACCAGCAGGGCGGTGGGCGTGGCGAGTCCGAGGGCGCACGGGCAGGCGATGATCAGGGTGGCGACGGCCGCGGTGAAGGCCGCGGTGACCGAGCCGCCGAACACGAGCCAGCCGACGAAGGCCAGCACGGCGAGCGCGATGACGATCGGCACGAAGACCCCGGACACGCGGTCCGCCAGGCGCTGCACCTCGGCCTTGCCGGTCTGGGCGTCCTCGACCAGGCGACCCATCCGGGCGAGCTCGGTGTCGGCGCCGACGCGGGTGATCGCGACGACGAGCCGGCCGCCGACGTTGATCGTCGCGCCGGTGACCCGGTCGCCCGGTCCGACCTCGACCGGCACGGACTCGCCGGTGAGCATGCTGAGGTCGACGGCCGAGGAGCCGTCCTGCACCAGGCCGTCACTCGGGATCCGCTCGCCGGGTCGCACCACGACGACGTCGCCCACGACCAGGGACGAGGCCGGCACGCGGTGTTCGGCACCCTCGCGCAGCACGGTGGCGTGCTTCGCACCGAGTTCGAGCAGTGCCCGGAGTGCGGCACCGGACTGCGTCTTCGCGCGGGCCTCCATGTACCGGCCGGCGAGGATGAACACCGTCACGGCCGTCGCGACCTCGAGGTACAGGTCGGTGGCCTCGGGGTCCGTGGCGAACCACGAGAACGTCATGTGCATGCCGGTCGTGCCGGCGTCGCCGAAGAACAGGGCGTACAGCGACCACCCGAAGGCGGCGAGGACGCCGACGCTCACCAGGGTGTCCATGGTGGCGGCGCCGTGCCGGGCGTTGACCCACGCGGCACGGTGGAACGGGAGCGCGCCCCAGACCGCGACGGGCGCGGCGAGCGTCAGGGCGAGCCACTGCCAGTTCGGGAACTGCAGCGCCGGCACCATCGAGAGCACCACGACGGGCACCGCGAGCACGGCGGACACGATCAGACGTCGGCGCAGCGGGCCGGTCGGGTCGGCATCGGCCACGGCTTCGGCGTCAGCGGCGGCGGCGGCGGGCGGGGCCGGCACCGTGGCGCCGTAACCGGCCGACTCCACCGCGGCGATCAGCGCCTCGGGGTCGGCGGTGCCGTCAGCGGCGACCTGCACCTGCGCCTTCTCGGTGGCGTAGTTGACGGTGGCGGTGACCCCGGGCAGCTTGCCGAGCTTCCGCTCGATGCGGTTCGCACACGAGGCGCAGGTCATCCCGGTGATGTCGAGTTCGACGGTGCGGTCGGTCACGAGCGCACGACCTCGTACCCCGCCTCGGCGACCGCGGCGCGGAGGGCGTCCGCGTCGACGGGTGCCGTCGAGCTGACGGTGACCTCGGACGATCCGCCGGGGACGAGTCGGACGTCGACGCCCGAGACCCCGTCGACCTCGGTGAGTTCCTCGGTGACGCTCATCACACAGTGGTCGCAGGTCATGCCCTCGACGAGCAGCGTTTCGGTGGTCATGGTGTCTCCTTCTCGGTGGTGGTCGTCAGGGTCAGGAGCGGACGAGCCGGGCGATCGCCTGGCTGGCCTCGCGCACCTTCTCGTCGGCGGCGTCCCCACCCTCGGCGACGGCCTCGGCGACGCAGTGCGCCAGGTGGTCCTCGAGCAGCGACAGCGCGACGCGTTCGAGCGCCCGGTTCGCCGCCGAGATCTGGGTGAGGACGTCGATGCAGTACGTCTCGTCCTCGACCATCCGCGCGATCCCGCGCACCTGTCCCTCGGCGCGACGGAGTCGCTTGAGCAGGTCGTCCTTGTCGCCGATGTACCCGACGTGTTCGTGCATGTCTGCCTCCACCGTTCTCAACACGGTACCCCCCTAGGGTATTCCTTCCCGTGCCCGGTGCGACTGATGGCATGATCGGCGCATGGACCCCTCGACGACGAACGGATTCCGCCGGTTGCGGTTCTCCGACGGCGAGGGTTCCGACTACTCCGCGATCTTCGCGGCCGAGTACGGCGGCTCGGACTTCGCCTCCGAGACCTTCGCCACCGACGACACCCGGTACGAGTACACGGTCGTGGGCGACGACGACCTGTCGCTGCGCACCATGCGGGCCGAGGGCGGCCGACGCGGCGGGGTCATCGGCGTGCGGGACGACCACGTGGTGTTCTGGCTCACCAAGGGCCGGCTCGAGATGCACTTCGCCGACCGCACCCGCGTCGTCGAGCCGGGCAGCCCGTACATCGCCTCGGCGTCCGAGGCCTACCGGTTCGAGTCCGACGGCACCGTCTACAACGGCGTGCACGTGTCCGACCGGTTCCTGCGGAGCGTCGGCCGTGACCTCGGCTACCGCCTGCCCGACGGCCCGCTGCTGTTCGACCAGCAGGACGAGGTCGTCGCCCGGCGTGAACCCCTGCGGCACCTGATCCGCGAGCTCGGGCC contains these protein-coding regions:
- the pgi gene encoding glucose-6-phosphate isomerase; the protein is MTESAPVDPTSTEGWKKLDSIAAGFTPDLRGWFDSDPGRAEQYTFQAADLTVDLSKGLVTDEILAALLQVAKDTGVAERFQAMLAGEHINVTEDRAVLHTALRRPKATEGLVPAAPLTVDGQDVDADVHATLDKVYGFAEQVRSGAWTGVTGKRIETVVNIGIGGSDLGPVMVYEALKPYVQAGLEARFVSNIDPADIYEKTADLDPETTLFIVASKTFGTLETLTNARLARQWLWEELGLTDAADDEKKNAVAKHFVAVSTALDKVEAFGIDPENAFGFWDWVGGRYSVDSAIGTSVVIAIGKENWEQFLSGFHAIDEHVRTTPLEQNVPVLMGLLNVWYTNFLGAQSHAVLPYTQYLHRFAAYLQQLTMESNGKRVRWDGSPVTTETGEVFWGEPGTNGQHAFYQLIHQGTRLIPADFITVANPARPLKDETGDGKGVAPGTDVHTLFLANFFAQTKALAFGKSADEVRAEGTTDEGIVAARTFPGNKPTTSIIAPELTPSVLGQLIALYEHIVFTEGTIWGIDSFDQWGVELGKQLALQVTPAVEGDQAALDAQDPSTKALIAKYLELRK
- a CDS encoding heavy metal translocating P-type ATPase, which encodes MTDRTVELDITGMTCASCANRIERKLGKLPGVTATVNYATEKAQVQVAADGTADPEALIAAVESAGYGATVPAPPAAAAADAEAVADADPTGPLRRRLIVSAVLAVPVVVLSMVPALQFPNWQWLALTLAAPVAVWGALPFHRAAWVNARHGAATMDTLVSVGVLAAFGWSLYALFFGDAGTTGMHMTFSWFATDPEATDLYLEVATAVTVFILAGRYMEARAKTQSGAALRALLELGAKHATVLREGAEHRVPASSLVVGDVVVVRPGERIPSDGLVQDGSSAVDLSMLTGESVPVEVGPGDRVTGATINVGGRLVVAITRVGADTELARMGRLVEDAQTGKAEVQRLADRVSGVFVPIVIALAVLAFVGWLVFGGSVTAAFTAAVATLIIACPCALGLATPTALLVGTGRGSQLGILIGGPQVLERTRGVDTVVLDKTGTVTTGSMTLRSVTAAANPGGTETEDVVLRLAAAVEDGSEHPVARAVTTAARARGLDLPEAEQFTATAGAGVQAVVDGDVVLVGTTRWLTHSWSITLPPVLSDAVDRAEADGGTAVVVARNGTALGVVVVGDTVKPEAADAIARFRALGLHPVLLTGDNDGAARAVAASVGIDEVHARATPASKLETVRRLQAEGRSVAMVGDGVNDAAALAAADLGIAMGAGTDAAIAASDITVVSGRLTVVADAIRLSRATLGVIKGNLFWAFAYNVAAIPLAMAGLLNPVLAGAAMAFSSVFVVTNSLRLRRFAVQP
- a CDS encoding heavy-metal-associated domain-containing protein; the encoded protein is MTTETLLVEGMTCDHCVMSVTEELTEVDGVSGVDVRLVPGGSSEVTVSSTAPVDADALRAAVAEAGYEVVRS
- a CDS encoding metal-sensitive transcriptional regulator; the encoded protein is MHEHVGYIGDKDDLLKRLRRAEGQVRGIARMVEDETYCIDVLTQISAANRALERVALSLLEDHLAHCVAEAVAEGGDAADEKVREASQAIARLVRS